A DNA window from Luteolibacter luteus contains the following coding sequences:
- a CDS encoding IclR family transcriptional regulator, with translation MTNESDWENTSDNPRARYIVPNLDRALVMLELLSSRPEGINVSDLGVELKIPKNSAFRIAVTLENRGFLEKVENTKRYRLTPRLLVLGAMSVTDANLFEKSIDVMRRLRDATGETALLGTFADDEGVVLDQALGTHHFKFAVDPGTRFCLHTAAPGKAMLAGLPEKERAERVARLKLPRFTPNTITSHEDFLNHLKEVAARGYGFDLAEEMEGQTCIGAAIRGATGSVIAALWITAPSSRIPDSQLDAFGAMVKAHADEISGRFGAVLSQTA, from the coding sequence ATGACAAACGAATCTGACTGGGAAAACACCTCGGATAATCCGAGGGCTCGATACATCGTCCCGAACCTCGACCGTGCCTTGGTCATGCTGGAGTTGCTCAGCTCCCGCCCCGAGGGAATCAATGTGAGTGACCTGGGCGTGGAACTGAAGATCCCGAAGAATAGTGCTTTCCGCATCGCAGTGACGCTGGAAAACCGGGGCTTCCTCGAAAAGGTGGAGAACACCAAACGCTATCGCCTCACGCCGCGTCTGCTCGTGCTTGGTGCCATGTCCGTCACCGACGCGAACCTCTTCGAGAAATCGATCGATGTCATGCGCCGCCTGCGCGATGCCACCGGCGAGACCGCACTGCTCGGAACCTTTGCCGATGACGAAGGCGTGGTGCTCGACCAAGCGCTCGGTACCCATCATTTCAAATTCGCGGTCGATCCCGGCACGCGTTTCTGCCTGCACACCGCAGCCCCGGGGAAGGCGATGCTCGCCGGCCTGCCGGAGAAGGAGCGCGCCGAGCGCGTGGCCCGTCTGAAGCTGCCACGCTTCACGCCGAACACGATCACCTCCCACGAGGACTTCCTGAACCACCTGAAGGAAGTCGCCGCCCGCGGCTATGGCTTCGACCTGGCCGAGGAAATGGAAGGCCAGACCTGCATCGGCGCCGCCATCCGCGGTGCTACCGGCAGCGTCATTGCCGCTCTTTGGATCACGGCTCCTTCATCGCGCATCCCTGATAGCCAGCTCGATGCCTTTGGCGCGATGGTGAAGGCGCATGCGGATGAAATTTCGGGACGCTTCGGAGCCGTTCTTTCTCAGACTGCATGA
- a CDS encoding PQQ-dependent sugar dehydrogenase, with amino-acid sequence MTNPQPSPLPSGLSVELQPWLTISPSSSSAPKARINHLKPCPDDSRLFCNDLRGKLWVAESKDSGSATEFLDLGGIFPNFIHTPGLGTGFASFAFHPEFRQAGKPGYGKLYTSHSETATGSAPDLIAPITPDLSQLGIVTEWTMSDPAANALGTRYTKREILRIGFPYNFHDIQEVEFDPTAQPGDENYGCLFICLGDGGSVVLDRPENIGRIDSPLGCIHRITPILASGQKAEDFTLSGNGKYYIPRSNPFAAAEDPTPGDGWAVVREIYAYGFRNPHRISWDRGGSGKMFCGNIGESMIEEVELVVKGGFYGWPAREGAYLFDVADKTHVYPLPDADASGASYPVTQYDHGEGRAAIAGGFVYRGTEIPALRGRYVCGDIVSGDLFAIDEAGMNPAAHTGTGDTPAPPKFLGVKANGVAAHFLTILGASRADLRLGQDNDGELYVLSKQNGKIYKVAPDAESGTTPPEGDEGTWQALGSFEDGTIGKVAPSVTGTSVQAVNDPVQGPVNRVLRLHSAGSTMVNAHVAIPNIPDKGRGTVYFRFFLPDQNHEHSWGLSEQADPNTSSHFKVEMRSTGSDAGQVEVRDAGSYVPGFEAEPGVWYSAWLHVNNAGGTGNDSFDLYVKGGSYGVPTLVKSGVGFRSGTSSALKTFFWRLAPGTEIYFDDLHVDPGHNNLSEPVATDWKLVDRFEGEAPLDSWDLPNRTAQASQILSEPSGNRFFRHAASSSSTANPKAVAAKRLPFLTQVSKTLTIFYRMRLQGTDLKQSFGASSTDPSNTALYTEDDFSPQLRIADGEMNLYDGPAGIEDFVVPTVDGAAAPLLEPDIWYNVWLVAYNGGVASGGQTWQAYIQGGAFTEQVQLGDTLHFRRQAELPLTHFLNIAANGGSFGNKAIDLDDIHAYEGANLADPLAPVWTETVLEKADGGVTLAHPTTYNRAFQMQESDDMKSWTPLGPVVEGDSSWRELTVPIVHPRRFFQAAELSRRDFHAAEWSTDFPGTTLPRGLSLLSSSSWQQTDGLLTLTTPAAQVSGMVARPGGYALLPGDWRNLTLTVESKSKRSSSTPQRDVVLIFGYVDEAHFYYALVNSASSGSAIVKVAGDSTTNIQSPATVAGKLTSNWQSLRVLHQATGAISVYCDNLSTPVMTATDTSYPVGRAGFGSYDDPADFRSVIAKGEQP; translated from the coding sequence ATGACCAATCCCCAGCCCTCGCCCTTGCCCTCCGGCTTGAGCGTGGAGTTGCAGCCATGGCTAACCATCAGTCCAAGCAGCAGCAGCGCGCCGAAGGCCCGGATCAATCACCTGAAGCCCTGCCCGGATGACTCCCGTCTCTTTTGCAATGACCTGCGCGGGAAGCTCTGGGTGGCGGAAAGCAAGGACTCCGGCTCGGCCACCGAATTCCTCGATCTTGGAGGGATCTTTCCGAATTTCATCCACACGCCGGGACTCGGCACCGGTTTCGCATCCTTCGCTTTCCATCCGGAATTCCGGCAGGCCGGAAAACCGGGCTACGGGAAACTCTACACTTCCCACAGCGAGACCGCGACCGGGTCTGCGCCGGACTTGATCGCGCCGATCACCCCCGACCTGTCCCAGCTGGGGATCGTGACGGAGTGGACGATGAGCGATCCCGCCGCGAACGCTCTGGGCACCCGCTACACGAAGCGCGAGATCCTGCGGATCGGCTTCCCCTACAATTTCCACGACATCCAGGAGGTCGAATTCGATCCGACCGCCCAGCCCGGGGATGAAAACTACGGCTGCCTTTTCATCTGCCTGGGCGATGGAGGCTCGGTGGTGCTGGACCGGCCGGAGAACATCGGAAGGATCGATTCGCCGCTCGGCTGCATCCATCGGATCACCCCGATCCTCGCAAGCGGGCAAAAGGCGGAGGACTTCACGCTTTCCGGCAACGGGAAATACTACATTCCCCGTAGCAATCCCTTTGCCGCGGCGGAGGATCCCACTCCCGGCGATGGCTGGGCGGTGGTGAGGGAGATCTATGCCTACGGCTTCCGGAATCCGCACCGCATCTCTTGGGACCGGGGTGGCAGCGGAAAGATGTTCTGCGGGAACATCGGCGAAAGCATGATCGAGGAGGTGGAGCTTGTGGTGAAGGGAGGCTTTTACGGCTGGCCCGCACGCGAGGGCGCCTACCTTTTCGACGTGGCGGACAAGACGCATGTCTATCCGCTGCCCGATGCCGATGCCAGTGGCGCAAGCTATCCGGTGACCCAGTATGACCACGGAGAGGGCCGCGCGGCGATCGCCGGAGGCTTCGTGTATCGCGGAACTGAGATTCCCGCTCTGAGAGGCCGCTATGTCTGCGGAGACATCGTGAGCGGCGATCTCTTCGCCATCGATGAGGCGGGCATGAACCCGGCCGCGCATACCGGCACCGGGGACACGCCGGCTCCGCCGAAATTCCTCGGGGTGAAAGCGAATGGCGTGGCCGCCCATTTCCTCACGATCCTGGGTGCCAGCCGTGCGGACTTGCGCCTCGGCCAGGACAATGACGGCGAGCTCTATGTGCTCTCGAAACAAAACGGGAAGATCTACAAGGTGGCACCGGATGCCGAGTCCGGGACCACACCACCGGAGGGCGATGAAGGTACCTGGCAGGCGCTCGGAAGCTTTGAGGATGGCACGATCGGAAAGGTCGCGCCTTCGGTCACCGGCACTTCGGTGCAGGCGGTGAACGATCCGGTGCAAGGACCGGTGAACCGCGTGCTGCGCCTGCACTCGGCAGGCAGCACGATGGTGAATGCCCATGTGGCAATCCCGAACATCCCGGACAAGGGCCGCGGGACGGTTTACTTTCGCTTCTTTCTGCCGGACCAGAATCATGAGCATTCATGGGGCCTGAGCGAGCAGGCGGACCCAAACACCTCCTCGCATTTCAAGGTGGAGATGCGCTCGACCGGCAGTGATGCGGGACAAGTGGAAGTAAGGGATGCCGGGAGCTACGTTCCCGGCTTCGAGGCAGAGCCCGGCGTGTGGTATTCCGCGTGGCTGCACGTCAACAACGCCGGCGGGACCGGGAACGATAGCTTCGACCTCTATGTGAAGGGGGGCAGCTATGGCGTGCCGACCCTGGTGAAAAGCGGTGTGGGCTTTCGCAGCGGGACAAGCTCGGCGCTGAAGACCTTTTTCTGGCGCCTGGCACCGGGCACCGAGATCTATTTCGACGACCTGCATGTGGATCCTGGCCACAACAACCTGAGCGAACCGGTCGCAACGGATTGGAAGCTGGTGGATCGTTTCGAGGGCGAGGCGCCGCTTGATTCGTGGGACCTCCCGAACCGGACAGCGCAAGCCTCGCAGATCCTGAGCGAGCCTTCGGGCAACCGCTTCTTCCGGCATGCGGCATCTTCTTCCTCGACCGCGAATCCGAAGGCGGTCGCGGCGAAGCGGCTGCCCTTCCTGACCCAGGTGAGCAAGACCTTGACGATCTTCTACCGCATGCGGCTGCAAGGGACGGATCTGAAGCAGAGCTTCGGCGCCAGCAGCACGGATCCCTCCAACACCGCGCTCTATACGGAGGATGACTTTTCCCCGCAGCTCCGCATCGCGGATGGGGAAATGAATCTCTACGACGGTCCGGCAGGCATCGAGGACTTCGTGGTTCCCACCGTGGATGGCGCGGCGGCTCCGCTGCTGGAACCGGACATCTGGTACAACGTGTGGCTGGTGGCCTACAACGGAGGTGTGGCTTCAGGCGGCCAGACTTGGCAGGCGTATATCCAGGGCGGCGCTTTCACGGAGCAGGTGCAGCTTGGCGACACGCTGCACTTCCGCCGCCAGGCAGAGCTGCCGCTCACCCATTTCCTGAATATCGCGGCGAATGGCGGGTCCTTTGGCAACAAGGCGATCGATCTCGATGACATCCACGCCTACGAGGGCGCGAATCTTGCGGATCCCCTCGCCCCGGTGTGGACGGAGACCGTGCTGGAGAAAGCGGACGGCGGGGTGACGCTGGCACACCCGACGACCTACAACCGCGCCTTCCAGATGCAGGAGTCGGATGACATGAAGTCGTGGACGCCGCTGGGCCCGGTCGTTGAGGGAGATTCTTCCTGGCGGGAACTTACGGTGCCTATCGTACATCCGCGGCGCTTCTTCCAGGCGGCGGAGCTCTCCCGGCGGGATTTCCATGCCGCGGAGTGGTCCACGGATTTCCCGGGCACCACCTTGCCCCGCGGGCTCTCGCTGCTTTCCTCCAGTAGCTGGCAACAGACGGACGGACTGCTGACGCTCACCACGCCGGCAGCGCAGGTGAGCGGCATGGTGGCGCGGCCCGGTGGCTATGCCTTGCTACCGGGAGATTGGCGGAACCTGACGCTGACGGTGGAATCGAAAAGCAAGCGCTCGTCCTCCACTCCCCAGCGCGATGTGGTGCTGATCTTCGGCTATGTCGATGAGGCACACTTCTACTACGCGCTGGTGAATTCCGCATCGAGCGGAAGCGCGATCGTCAAGGTGGCCGGGGATAGCACGACGAACATCCAATCGCCCGCGACCGTTGCCGGGAAGCTGACTTCGAATTGGCAGAGCCTCCGGGTCCTGCATCAGGCGACCGGAGCGATCTCGGTTTATTGCGACAATCTGAGCACCCCGGTAATGACCGCGACGGACACGAGCTATCCCGTGGGAAGGGCGGGCTTTGGAAGCTATGACGATCCCGCCGATTTCCGGAGTGTCATCGCGAAGGGAGAGCAGCCGTAG
- a CDS encoding AEC family transporter codes for MSAPAPAEMLRRVDASKAVLAAVVPVYLLILAGALLRKIGVMRQDQDDPIFRLVYNVLYPCLILDKIMGAPSVRDPSSVLWGIGMGFLLTVISFGGAWLAAGALNFQKGNGKRTFAISAGVQNFGYTAIPVVQQLWAGSVAILFVHNLGVELAIWSVGVMIISGDKQIPWRKLVNGPVVSVLLGLLLVGTGADHFLKPAAEGGSMLGGGIRQTMAWLGAGAFPIAILVTGCIMIDMVGHERPTVRVVLGGCVVRLAVLPMFLLAAAKYLPAPLELKQVLVVQAAMPAAMSPILLAKIYGGRPGVAVQIVLASTVVSLFTLPFVIVWGSKWVGLTS; via the coding sequence TTGTCCGCTCCGGCCCCCGCGGAAATGCTGCGCCGCGTGGATGCATCGAAGGCGGTTCTGGCGGCGGTCGTGCCCGTCTATTTGCTGATTTTAGCGGGGGCCCTGCTTCGGAAAATCGGGGTGATGCGCCAGGATCAGGATGATCCGATCTTCCGCCTCGTTTACAATGTTCTCTACCCCTGCCTGATCCTCGACAAGATCATGGGAGCTCCCAGCGTCCGGGATCCCTCTTCGGTCCTTTGGGGCATCGGGATGGGATTCCTGCTTACCGTGATCAGCTTCGGCGGGGCCTGGCTGGCCGCTGGAGCGCTGAATTTCCAGAAGGGGAATGGCAAGCGGACCTTCGCGATCTCCGCAGGGGTCCAGAATTTCGGCTACACCGCCATTCCGGTCGTCCAGCAGCTGTGGGCAGGCTCGGTCGCGATTCTCTTCGTCCACAATCTCGGGGTGGAACTGGCGATCTGGTCGGTGGGGGTGATGATCATTTCCGGGGACAAGCAGATCCCGTGGCGGAAGCTCGTGAATGGCCCGGTGGTCTCCGTGCTGCTGGGCCTGCTACTGGTCGGCACCGGGGCGGACCACTTTCTCAAGCCGGCCGCTGAGGGAGGCAGCATGCTGGGCGGCGGCATCCGACAGACCATGGCTTGGCTCGGAGCAGGGGCTTTCCCGATCGCCATCCTGGTGACCGGCTGCATCATGATCGATATGGTTGGCCATGAGCGGCCCACCGTGCGGGTGGTTTTGGGCGGCTGTGTGGTCCGTTTGGCGGTCTTGCCGATGTTCCTGCTCGCCGCCGCGAAGTATCTCCCGGCGCCTCTTGAACTGAAACAAGTGCTTGTCGTGCAAGCTGCCATGCCTGCCGCCATGAGCCCCATCTTGCTGGCGAAGATTTATGGGGGGCGCCCCGGCGTTGCGGTACAGATCGTTTTGGCCAGCACCGTGGTCAGTTTGTTCACCTTACCCTTCGTGATCGTGTGGGGTAGCAAGTGGGTCGGGTTGACATCATAA
- a CDS encoding DUF1501 domain-containing protein: MTSSPTSDVFRSSVLGRRLGGNFCGRIHRREFLHQIGGGFTSLALAGMLSRDGAFAAEAGYDNPLAPKQPLLPAKAKSVIFLFMYGGPSHMDTFDYKPKMYPLDGKTIPIKTFGRGGKKNEGRVVGPKWKFKQYGQSGKWVSELFPNVGECVDDIAFIHSMTADSPIHGSAMLMMNSGSLLTGKPSMGSWVNYGLGSLNENLPGYVVMLDKTGGPISGAKNWSSGFMPASYQGVVFRSQGNPILNLENRPGMDRVQQRSLLDFLGDINKSHMKGREHNSDLAARIASYELAFRMQATAPEAIDVDNEPEHVKKLYGMDGSRTDDFARKCILARRLVERGTRFIQIYSGGAHNDDNWDAHGDLVKNHEFHAGNTDKPIAGLLKDLKQRGLLDETLVIWGGEFGRQPTAEYAEGTGRDHNAYGFTTWMAGGGIKGGTSYGETDELGGEAVRDRVQVKNLHATVLQQMGLDPNHLSYFYGGLDQKLVGVEGADPIKEIIA; this comes from the coding sequence ATGACCTCCAGTCCGACGTCTGACGTCTTCCGATCTTCTGTCTTGGGCCGGAGGCTCGGTGGCAACTTCTGCGGCCGCATTCACCGCCGTGAATTCCTTCACCAGATCGGGGGCGGCTTCACCTCGCTTGCACTCGCCGGGATGCTTTCCCGCGATGGGGCCTTCGCTGCCGAGGCGGGCTATGACAATCCTCTCGCTCCGAAGCAGCCGCTGCTGCCGGCCAAGGCGAAGTCGGTGATCTTCCTCTTCATGTATGGCGGCCCGAGCCACATGGACACCTTCGACTACAAGCCGAAGATGTATCCGCTCGATGGCAAGACCATCCCGATCAAGACCTTCGGTCGCGGCGGCAAGAAGAACGAAGGCCGCGTGGTCGGTCCGAAGTGGAAATTCAAGCAATACGGGCAGTCCGGCAAGTGGGTCTCCGAGCTCTTTCCGAATGTGGGCGAATGCGTGGATGACATCGCGTTTATCCATTCCATGACTGCGGATTCGCCGATCCACGGGTCCGCGATGTTGATGATGAACAGCGGCTCGCTGCTCACCGGGAAGCCTTCGATGGGTTCCTGGGTGAACTACGGCCTCGGCTCTCTGAATGAGAACCTGCCCGGCTACGTGGTGATGCTCGACAAGACCGGTGGCCCGATTTCCGGTGCGAAGAACTGGAGCTCCGGTTTCATGCCCGCGAGCTATCAGGGCGTGGTCTTCCGCTCCCAGGGGAATCCGATCCTGAACTTGGAAAATCGCCCGGGCATGGACCGCGTGCAGCAGCGCTCGCTGCTCGATTTCCTGGGAGACATCAACAAGTCCCACATGAAGGGCCGCGAGCACAACTCCGACCTCGCCGCGCGCATTGCCTCCTACGAGTTGGCCTTCCGCATGCAGGCCACGGCTCCGGAAGCCATCGACGTGGATAACGAGCCGGAGCACGTCAAGAAGCTCTATGGTATGGACGGCTCGCGTACCGATGACTTCGCGCGCAAGTGCATCCTCGCCCGACGTCTCGTCGAGCGCGGCACCCGCTTCATCCAGATCTATTCCGGCGGCGCTCACAACGATGACAACTGGGATGCCCACGGTGACCTGGTGAAGAATCACGAGTTCCACGCGGGCAATACCGACAAGCCGATCGCGGGCCTGTTGAAGGACCTCAAGCAACGCGGCCTGCTCGATGAAACGCTCGTCATCTGGGGCGGCGAGTTCGGCCGCCAGCCCACTGCGGAATACGCGGAAGGCACAGGCCGCGATCATAATGCCTACGGCTTCACGACCTGGATGGCCGGCGGTGGCATCAAGGGTGGCACCAGCTATGGTGAGACGGACGAACTCGGCGGTGAAGCCGTGCGTGACCGTGTGCAGGTGAAGAACCTCCACGCCACCGTACTCCAGCAGATGGGCCTCGATCCGAACCACCTCAGCTATTTCTACGGCGGCCTCGATCAAAAGCTCGTCGGCGTCGAAGGCGCGGACCCGATCAAGGAGATCATTGCCTGA
- a CDS encoding PSD1 and planctomycete cytochrome C domain-containing protein — protein sequence MMQRWVIGLGLFGSAALSHAADSEGVEFFRKEVKPILEENCFKCHGGLDEKGHPKVRSGLQLISRKGLMKGGSHGPAFNEADHTKSMLLEVISYQNEDLQMPPRGKLADDQIAKITKWLEMGAPWTPEDADVLVEVHDPMAGVTEVNEKTKSHWSYKAMERHEPPKVSDPAWAENPVDAFILAKLDEKGLKPAGEASRAALLRRLSYDLTGLPPSLDEIRAFEADTSPDAWSKQVDRLLASPSYGEKWARHWLDVVRYAESNGFERDNDKPFVWRYRDYVIRSFNQDKPYNRFVAEQIAGDELPEKTADSQIATGMLRLMAWDDDPADRKQHFFDVMDDNVRTVTEGFLAMTAGCARCHDHKGDPIPQSDYYKFVSFFRGTEPMGRGGKQTEYVPTNEHAEERAKTLAKNAEEEVRIREWLKNAEANALDNLRRTKPELAQKVNNVGNANRWLVTDARSKPTTWFYTTGAPAEDWFTVGFRAELARWQQGDAPFGTAVPGLQARTPWTSQDIWLQTSFGLDVIPTNVVLHLAHDEDVEIYLNGQPVLNREKYTVEYERIPAPKAFLAALQTGRNVISVHVKQHEGGQFFDLGVEVDALTPADVVLRTDLRAASRRDRETYRRGVTRLDEISQYKASPGVEVMAITEGSPTPPPTHILLRGSAHAEGDEVKPGFPAIWGGADAAIPEPVADAKTSGRRLALAKWMTSPDNPRTSRVMVNRIWQHHFGRGLSPTPNDFGYLGMAPTHPELLDWLATEFIAKGWSVKAMHRLILNSKAYRMSIASEPKAAAADPGNDFFWRFNPRRLTAEELRDSILASTGELNLEMGGPSVYVPMPEEVLATSSTKGGKWGKSPPDQANRRSIYVKVKRSLLHPLFTDFDLADTDTTCPVRFTTTVPTQALAMMNSEFIHDEATTLASRLKREAPDNLQLQVRRAFQLVLSREPDESEIALSLAFINRLKTESNLSPELALQRFCVGVFSFNEFFYLD from the coding sequence ATGATGCAGAGGTGGGTCATTGGTCTCGGTCTTTTCGGTTCCGCGGCATTATCGCATGCCGCGGATAGCGAGGGCGTGGAGTTCTTCCGCAAGGAGGTGAAGCCGATTCTCGAAGAGAATTGCTTCAAGTGTCACGGCGGCTTGGATGAGAAAGGTCATCCGAAGGTCCGCAGCGGACTCCAGCTCATCAGCCGGAAGGGACTCATGAAGGGCGGGAGTCATGGCCCCGCCTTCAACGAGGCCGATCACACCAAGAGCATGCTGCTGGAGGTGATCTCGTATCAGAACGAGGACCTCCAGATGCCGCCACGCGGCAAGCTGGCAGACGATCAAATCGCCAAGATCACGAAGTGGCTGGAGATGGGGGCGCCCTGGACGCCCGAGGATGCCGACGTGCTGGTGGAGGTCCACGATCCGATGGCCGGTGTCACGGAGGTCAACGAGAAGACGAAGTCCCATTGGTCCTACAAGGCCATGGAGCGCCACGAGCCGCCGAAGGTCTCCGATCCCGCATGGGCGGAGAACCCGGTGGATGCCTTCATCCTCGCGAAGTTGGATGAGAAGGGCCTCAAGCCCGCGGGCGAAGCCTCGCGCGCGGCGCTGCTACGACGTCTCTCGTACGATCTCACCGGCCTCCCGCCATCGCTCGATGAGATCCGCGCCTTCGAGGCGGATACCTCGCCGGACGCCTGGAGCAAGCAGGTGGACCGCCTGCTTGCCTCGCCGAGCTACGGGGAGAAGTGGGCACGCCACTGGCTGGACGTCGTCCGCTATGCGGAGTCGAACGGCTTCGAGCGCGACAACGACAAGCCCTTCGTCTGGCGCTACCGCGACTACGTCATCCGTAGTTTCAATCAGGACAAGCCGTACAATCGTTTCGTGGCCGAGCAGATCGCCGGTGATGAATTGCCGGAGAAGACGGCGGACTCGCAGATTGCCACCGGCATGCTGCGGCTCATGGCTTGGGATGATGATCCGGCGGATCGCAAGCAGCACTTCTTCGACGTGATGGACGACAATGTCCGCACGGTGACAGAGGGCTTCCTCGCGATGACCGCGGGCTGCGCGCGTTGCCACGATCACAAGGGCGACCCGATCCCGCAGTCGGACTACTACAAGTTCGTCTCCTTCTTCCGCGGCACCGAACCCATGGGCCGCGGTGGCAAGCAAACCGAATACGTCCCGACAAATGAACACGCGGAGGAACGGGCGAAGACCCTGGCAAAGAATGCCGAGGAGGAAGTCCGCATCCGCGAGTGGCTGAAGAACGCCGAGGCCAATGCCTTGGACAATCTGCGCCGTACCAAGCCGGAGCTCGCGCAGAAGGTGAACAATGTGGGGAATGCCAACCGTTGGTTGGTCACGGACGCCCGCAGCAAGCCGACGACCTGGTTCTACACCACGGGTGCCCCGGCGGAGGATTGGTTTACGGTGGGCTTCCGCGCCGAACTGGCACGCTGGCAGCAGGGGGACGCCCCTTTCGGCACGGCAGTGCCCGGCCTGCAGGCCCGCACGCCATGGACCAGCCAGGATATCTGGCTCCAGACGAGCTTCGGACTCGATGTCATCCCGACCAATGTCGTGCTGCACCTCGCGCACGATGAAGACGTCGAGATCTACCTGAATGGCCAGCCCGTGCTGAACCGCGAGAAATATACCGTCGAATACGAGCGCATTCCCGCGCCCAAGGCTTTCCTCGCCGCGCTGCAGACCGGTCGGAATGTGATCTCCGTGCATGTGAAGCAGCACGAAGGCGGACAGTTCTTCGACCTTGGCGTGGAGGTGGATGCTCTCACTCCGGCCGATGTGGTCCTGCGCACGGATCTGCGTGCGGCCAGCCGCCGGGATCGGGAGACTTACCGTCGTGGCGTGACTCGCTTGGATGAGATCTCCCAATACAAGGCCTCGCCCGGAGTCGAGGTGATGGCCATCACGGAAGGAAGTCCGACTCCGCCGCCGACCCATATCCTGCTCCGCGGCAGCGCGCATGCGGAGGGTGATGAAGTGAAGCCGGGCTTCCCGGCGATCTGGGGCGGGGCAGATGCCGCCATCCCGGAGCCGGTCGCAGATGCCAAGACCAGCGGTCGTCGCCTTGCCTTGGCGAAGTGGATGACCAGTCCGGACAATCCGCGGACCTCGCGAGTGATGGTGAACCGCATCTGGCAGCACCATTTTGGCCGCGGCCTCAGCCCGACTCCGAATGACTTCGGTTATCTCGGCATGGCTCCGACTCATCCGGAGTTGCTCGATTGGCTCGCCACCGAATTCATCGCGAAGGGCTGGAGCGTGAAGGCGATGCATCGCCTGATCCTGAACTCGAAGGCCTATCGCATGTCGATCGCCTCCGAGCCGAAGGCCGCTGCGGCAGACCCGGGCAATGATTTCTTCTGGCGCTTCAACCCGCGCCGCCTGACGGCCGAGGAGCTGCGCGATTCGATCCTAGCCAGCACCGGCGAACTGAATCTGGAAATGGGCGGCCCGAGTGTCTACGTGCCAATGCCGGAGGAAGTGCTCGCGACGTCCTCCACCAAGGGCGGCAAGTGGGGCAAGAGCCCGCCGGATCAGGCGAACCGCCGCAGCATCTATGTGAAGGTGAAGCGCTCGCTGCTGCATCCGCTGTTCACCGACTTCGACCTGGCGGATACCGACACCACCTGTCCGGTGCGCTTCACCACGACGGTGCCGACGCAGGCGCTCGCGATGATGAACAGCGAGTTCATTCACGATGAGGCCACGACCCTCGCCTCCCGCCTGAAGCGTGAGGCGCCGGATAACCTGCAGCTTCAGGTGCGCCGCGCTTTCCAACTCGTTCTTTCCCGCGAGCCGGACGAATCCGAAATCGCGCTCTCGCTCGCCTTCATCAATCGCTTGAAGACCGAGAGCAATCTCAGCCCGGAGCTTGCGCTGCAGCGCTTCTGCGTGGGCGTCTTCAGCTTCAACGAATTTTTCTATCTGGATTGA